The following are encoded in a window of Microcaecilia unicolor chromosome 14, aMicUni1.1, whole genome shotgun sequence genomic DNA:
- the TSTD1 gene encoding thiosulfate:glutathione sulfurtransferase isoform X2: protein MAAAKSSVIKKAACQRWERRNKLDKVEAALKMDPETFQKTYLVQKPKPEDENIIFHCQIGKRGARAAETAVTLGYTKVCNYAGGYKEWSEKEGK, encoded by the exons ATGGCTGCTGCAAAGAGCAGTGTCATCAAAAAAGCTGCCTGCCAGCGCTGGGAGAGACGGAATAAAC TGGACAAAGTCGAAGCTGCTCTGAAAATGGACCCAGAAACCTTTCAGAAGACATACTTGGTGCAGAAACCAAAGCCGGAGGATGAGAACATCATTTTTCACTGCCAGATAGGGAAGAGAGGAGCTCGGGCAGCGGAGACGGCGGTGACGCTGGGATACACAAA GGTTTGCAACTACGCCGGAGGTTACAAGGAATGGTCCGAGAAGGAAGGAAAATGA